One stretch of Francisella sp. LA112445 DNA includes these proteins:
- a CDS encoding YcgN family cysteine cluster protein, with protein MYKWWQEIDLKDMTSEQWESICDRCGLCCLNKLQDDETDEVYYTKVSCKLLDTNKCQCSMYEKRKQLVPECINLTYKQLKNHAHKWLPNSCSYKLLFEGKDLPDWHHLNNNGSTEKMHREKKSAKHFAISEYELDVDEYLEDFIIKIDN; from the coding sequence ATGTATAAGTGGTGGCAAGAAATTGATCTAAAAGATATGACAAGTGAACAATGGGAGTCTATTTGTGATAGATGTGGTCTATGTTGCTTAAACAAACTTCAAGATGATGAAACTGATGAAGTATATTATACCAAGGTTAGTTGTAAGCTTTTAGATACTAATAAATGCCAATGCAGCATGTATGAAAAAAGAAAACAGCTTGTTCCTGAATGTATAAACCTAACTTATAAACAGCTAAAAAATCATGCGCATAAATGGTTACCAAACAGTTGTAGCTATAAACTATTATTCGAAGGCAAAGATCTACCAGATTGGCACCATTTAAATAACAATGGCTCAACAGAAAAAATGCATCGAGAGAAAAAATCTGCTAAACATTTTGCAATTTCAGAATATGAATTAGATGTTGATGAGTATTTAGAAGATTTCATAATAAAAATAGATAACTGA
- a CDS encoding 2OG-Fe(II) oxygenase: MSNLLSINPFYEKIIDDYLNNGYCIIDNWLDISETIFLRSELDMLNEADSFRKSAIGNRLNENLERSIRSDFIYWLDETKYAQIFFSKINNFIEYINKTCFAGIVTKEFHYAIYPQGSFYKKHIDTFQNDDRRTISIVYYLNEIWQPSFGGQLKLYLNDKNLEIFPTNGKIVLFDSKTIEHEVLPVLTENKRLSITGWLKTN; encoded by the coding sequence ATGTCTAATTTACTCTCTATAAATCCATTTTATGAAAAGATCATAGATGATTATCTAAATAATGGCTATTGTATAATTGATAACTGGTTGGACATCTCTGAAACTATATTCTTAAGATCTGAACTAGATATGCTCAACGAAGCTGACTCTTTTAGAAAATCTGCCATAGGTAATCGTTTAAATGAAAACCTTGAAAGATCTATTCGCAGTGATTTTATCTATTGGCTAGATGAAACAAAATATGCTCAAATATTTTTTTCAAAAATAAACAATTTTATCGAATATATAAATAAAACCTGCTTTGCTGGTATTGTTACAAAAGAGTTTCATTATGCAATATACCCTCAAGGCTCTTTTTATAAAAAACATATTGATACCTTCCAAAATGATGATCGAAGAACTATATCTATAGTTTATTACCTTAATGAAATCTGGCAACCAAGTTTTGGCGGACAACTAAAATTATATTTAAATGATAAAAATCTAGAGATATTCCCTACTAATGGAAAAATCGTACTTTTTGATAGTAAAACAATAGAACATGAAGTGTTACCTGTACTTACTGAAAATAAAAGGTTAAGTATTACAGGTTGGTTAAAGACTAATTAA
- a CDS encoding aminotransferase class V-fold PLP-dependent enzyme: protein MAMITDQVLKEQLEKGVLLVDIRSYQEYLVDIIPGAIHISEFLINYDKYSHHKSVTIYCETANRTSKVHSFFKNLFDDANCLLGGISSWRDNGNETIVPPKLEYFDFEKVLFFNYAATTPVFHEVVLEMQKYMEIDTFFANPASTHYLGRLAKKKIDEAEKIISKFINAPGGNIVWTSGATESNNLAIKGLVEASHKDKKHIITTSIEHKAVLDVCKYLSKKDDSISVSYLNVDKHGRINLDELRSLINPDTVLISIMAVNNEIGVANPLEEIGKIAKEKNIVFHVDAAQGIGKVEIDVQKMNIDLLSMSAHKCYGPKGIGALYVADGIELEEQIHGGGHQNGMRSGTLSTQQIVAFAFAIELLKEKTDLAKLKKYREIVVECLTKFDNVIVNTPLEQSYVGILSVTVKGVPGDILFTLMPDFALSMSSACTSNADKPSHVLSAIGLDAKQAANTLRISFGCYTTDSDIEKLVKSLEKNIAVLRKIDKFN from the coding sequence ATGGCAATGATCACAGATCAAGTTCTAAAAGAACAATTAGAAAAAGGTGTGTTATTAGTAGATATTCGTAGTTATCAAGAGTATTTAGTTGATATTATCCCTGGAGCGATTCATATAAGTGAATTTTTAATTAATTATGATAAATATAGTCATCATAAGAGTGTAACTATATACTGTGAAACAGCAAATAGAACAAGTAAAGTACATAGTTTTTTTAAAAATCTGTTCGATGATGCTAACTGTCTATTAGGTGGTATCTCAAGCTGGCGTGATAATGGTAATGAAACTATTGTCCCACCTAAACTTGAGTATTTTGATTTTGAGAAAGTTTTATTTTTCAATTATGCTGCAACAACTCCAGTTTTCCATGAAGTTGTCCTAGAAATGCAAAAGTATATGGAAATAGATACATTTTTTGCGAATCCAGCCTCAACACATTACTTAGGAAGACTAGCTAAGAAGAAGATCGATGAAGCTGAAAAAATTATCTCTAAGTTTATAAATGCACCAGGTGGAAATATTGTTTGGACATCTGGAGCAACAGAATCAAATAATCTAGCGATTAAAGGCCTAGTTGAGGCAAGTCACAAAGATAAAAAACATATTATAACAACTTCAATTGAGCATAAAGCAGTTTTAGATGTCTGTAAATACCTATCTAAGAAAGATGATTCAATTAGTGTAAGTTATCTAAATGTTGATAAGCATGGACGTATAAATTTAGATGAGTTACGAAGCTTAATAAACCCTGATACTGTGCTAATTTCTATAATGGCAGTAAACAATGAAATAGGTGTAGCGAATCCTTTAGAAGAAATTGGTAAAATTGCTAAAGAGAAAAATATTGTATTTCATGTTGATGCGGCTCAAGGTATAGGTAAAGTTGAAATTGATGTGCAAAAAATGAATATTGATTTGTTATCTATGTCAGCACATAAATGCTATGGTCCAAAAGGTATCGGTGCGTTGTATGTTGCTGATGGCATAGAGTTAGAAGAGCAAATACATGGAGGAGGGCATCAAAATGGCATGCGTTCTGGGACATTGTCAACTCAACAGATTGTAGCATTCGCTTTTGCTATTGAACTATTGAAAGAAAAAACAGATTTAGCAAAATTGAAAAAGTATCGAGAGATTGTTGTTGAGTGCTTAACAAAGTTTGATAATGTTATAGTTAATACTCCTTTAGAACAAAGTTATGTTGGTATTCTAAGTGTGACAGTTAAAGGAGTTCCTGGAGATATTTTGTTTACCTTAATGCCAGATTTTGCATTATCTATGAGCTCTGCGTGTACTTCAAATGCTGATAAACCATCTCATGTGCTTAGTGCTATTGGTTTAGATGCAAAACAAGCTGCAAATACACTAAGAATATCATTTGGCTGCTACACAACCGATAGTGACATTGAGAAACTAGTAAAATCACTAGAAAAAAATATTGCAGTTCTAAGAAAAATCGATAAGTTTAATTAG
- a CDS encoding alpha/beta hydrolase yields MSHSNKATLVYLHGWCCQPSDFNAQIDFFSKNYNVIAPNYSEIISLGRYSIEEVIVCLYDQLSKYKDIIIIGHSMGGFLALNLAQTDLDIRKVIAIDTTLKLKLTDNEKSFLEALDSQCGLETLTDYIHNYIIDKHFDDYTIMQDKAQQMLAYWQRLPKFFNRVLREAFYFDKNDLFDKLDIPLYS; encoded by the coding sequence ATGAGCCATTCAAATAAAGCTACTTTGGTATATTTACATGGTTGGTGTTGTCAGCCGTCAGATTTTAATGCCCAAATTGATTTTTTTAGTAAAAACTACAATGTAATAGCTCCTAATTATTCTGAAATAATTTCGCTAGGAAGATACAGTATAGAAGAAGTGATTGTATGTTTATATGATCAGTTATCTAAATATAAAGACATCATAATTATAGGCCATAGCATGGGTGGTTTTTTAGCTCTAAATTTAGCTCAAACTGATTTGGATATTAGAAAAGTTATAGCAATTGATACTACGTTAAAATTAAAACTTACTGATAATGAAAAGAGCTTTTTAGAGGCACTTGATAGTCAGTGTGGTTTAGAAACTCTGACAGATTATATACATAACTATATAATAGATAAACATTTTGATGATTATACTATTATGCAGGATAAGGCTCAGCAAATGTTGGCTTATTGGCAAAGGTTACCAAAGTTTTTTAATAGGGTTCTTAGAGAAGCATTTTATTTTGATAAGAATGATCTGTTTGATAAGTTAGATATCCCTTTATATAGCTAG
- a CDS encoding sulfite exporter TauE/SafE family protein, giving the protein MILIIFGFICGIALGLTGGGGSILAVPLLTYGVGLDFHSAVTISLLVVGFTAIFGIAVNYKNQDIHYIAAAVMIITGIIFAPIGSYISQALSDKLLMLSFSVLMIVIGVWSLIKAKVMSSSDKSVCKSIGPKCIVALLISGGIVGTLTGFFGVGGGFLIVPALVFITAMPIKRAINTSLLVIFVVSISGFVSHYGQTSVNWYIASMFIIGGAIGMLIANKIKKKLNDKVLQTIFAVMLVVLGVFIYFSN; this is encoded by the coding sequence ATGATTTTAATAATATTTGGCTTTATCTGTGGAATTGCATTAGGTCTAACTGGAGGAGGTGGATCAATATTAGCCGTTCCTCTTTTGACTTACGGTGTTGGTTTAGATTTTCACAGTGCAGTCACTATATCTTTGCTTGTCGTTGGTTTTACAGCAATTTTTGGTATTGCAGTAAACTATAAAAATCAAGATATTCACTATATTGCAGCGGCTGTGATGATTATAACAGGTATAATATTTGCACCTATAGGAAGTTATATTTCACAGGCATTATCTGATAAGTTACTAATGCTTAGCTTTTCCGTACTTATGATTGTGATAGGTGTTTGGAGTTTAATAAAAGCTAAAGTAATGTCTAGTTCAGATAAATCTGTTTGTAAAAGTATAGGACCTAAATGTATTGTTGCTTTACTAATAAGTGGCGGTATCGTTGGTACTTTGACAGGTTTCTTTGGCGTTGGTGGTGGTTTCTTAATAGTTCCTGCATTAGTTTTTATCACCGCTATGCCTATTAAAAGAGCTATTAATACATCATTATTAGTGATATTTGTGGTATCAATATCTGGTTTTGTTTCACATTATGGACAGACAAGCGTAAACTGGTATATTGCTAGTATGTTTATAATTGGTGGGGCTATAGGTATGCTTATAGCAAATAAAATTAAGAAAAAACTTAATGATAAGGTTCTACAAACTATATTTGCAGTAATGCTTGTTGTCCTAGGAGTGTTTATATACTTTAGTAATTAG
- a CDS encoding MBL fold metallo-hydrolase has translation MIFRQLIDRDTYTYTYILGCEETREAVIIDPVRFNIKQYIKLLKELNLKLIYAIDTHVHADHVTAAGLLRKETGCGIVLGGETKAEHTTKKVFDGDIIEFGHYQIKAIYTPGHTDDSYCFMTENKLFTGDTLLIRGSGRTDFQNGDSYAAYDSIMNKLMTLPGNTIIYPGHDYNGMTSSSVAEEKRNNPRLQVKSAEEYAKLMDDLKLPPPNYIDIAVPANLKCGV, from the coding sequence ATGATTTTTAGGCAGTTAATAGATAGAGATACTTATACTTACACCTATATTTTAGGGTGTGAAGAAACTAGGGAAGCTGTGATAATAGATCCTGTAAGGTTTAATATTAAGCAGTATATTAAACTTTTAAAAGAGCTTAATCTGAAGCTCATTTATGCAATCGATACTCATGTTCATGCTGATCATGTAACGGCTGCAGGACTTTTAAGAAAAGAAACTGGTTGTGGTATTGTACTTGGTGGAGAAACTAAAGCAGAGCATACAACGAAGAAAGTTTTTGATGGTGATATTATTGAGTTTGGGCATTATCAGATAAAAGCTATTTATACTCCTGGACATACTGATGATTCGTACTGTTTTATGACTGAGAACAAACTATTTACAGGTGATACATTGCTTATAAGAGGCTCAGGAAGAACAGACTTCCAAAATGGTGATTCTTATGCTGCTTATGACAGTATCATGAATAAGCTAATGACATTACCGGGTAATACTATTATCTATCCAGGTCATGATTATAACGGTATGACTAGTAGTAGTGTTGCTGAGGAAAAGAGAAATAATCCAAGACTACAAGTTAAATCAGCAGAAGAATATGCAAAACTAATGGATGATTTGAAATTACCACCGCCAAATTATATTGATATCGCGGTGCCTGCTAACTTAAAATGTGGTGTATAA
- a CDS encoding FAD-dependent oxidoreductase — MAKRYLIIGGVAAGASAAARLRRLDESAEIIMFEKGPHVSFSNCGLPYHLGGHIEPAEKLVLMTPEKFDKQYNIDARTNSEVIDIDKTNKLVTVLNLQTNEKYTESYDKLIVAVGAKPIVPPFEGLDLIDHFILRNVVDVKKIHQAVFNTNKTVKNVTVIGAGFIGIEVAENLRERGFNVTIVEMANQIMRPFDYEMAKFLEKELLDHDIKLMLSEKVVGFESDKVLLESGKQIESDLVVLSIGVAPDTKFLKDVGIDLAKSGHIQVNENYQTSDEDIYAAGDAILVKNALTNQDFNLPLAGPANKQGRLIADHINGKKIVNNGYIASSIIQVFNYTGASTGLNEAWIKFHNLDIDYDYTYVVPVDRVGIMPGVKPIFMKIMFEKNTGKLLGAQAIGQGIVDKRMDVLATATKAGMTVEDLQDLELCYAPPYSTGKDAVNHAGYVASNILNGDFKQTPFTKVKDLIEENAQIIDVRNPSEIANGMLNGAKNIPMSEIRGRLADIDKSKPVYVHCRTGQRSYNVALMLQQQGYDVYNIAGGYIMISYYYDTIEKLTKEKAPFNRANFN; from the coding sequence ATGGCTAAGAGATATCTAATAATTGGTGGAGTTGCTGCAGGGGCATCAGCAGCTGCTAGGCTAAGAAGATTAGATGAATCAGCAGAGATTATTATGTTTGAAAAGGGTCCTCATGTATCATTTTCAAACTGTGGTTTACCATATCACCTTGGTGGACATATTGAACCAGCTGAGAAGCTAGTTTTAATGACACCAGAAAAGTTTGATAAGCAATATAATATCGATGCTCGTACAAACTCTGAAGTTATAGATATTGATAAGACAAATAAGCTTGTTACAGTTTTAAATCTTCAAACTAATGAAAAATACACAGAAAGCTATGATAAATTAATTGTAGCTGTAGGAGCTAAACCAATAGTACCTCCTTTTGAAGGTCTTGATTTGATAGATCATTTTATCCTAAGAAACGTAGTAGATGTTAAAAAGATACATCAAGCAGTTTTTAATACTAATAAAACAGTTAAGAATGTAACTGTTATTGGGGCTGGATTTATCGGAATAGAAGTTGCTGAGAACCTTAGAGAAAGAGGTTTTAATGTAACTATAGTTGAGATGGCTAACCAAATTATGCGTCCTTTTGATTATGAGATGGCTAAGTTCTTAGAGAAAGAACTACTTGATCATGATATTAAGTTGATGCTATCGGAAAAAGTTGTTGGTTTTGAGTCTGATAAAGTCTTACTTGAGTCAGGTAAACAAATCGAATCTGACTTGGTAGTTTTATCTATAGGTGTAGCTCCAGATACTAAATTTTTAAAAGATGTTGGAATAGATCTAGCTAAGAGTGGTCATATTCAAGTTAATGAAAACTATCAAACATCGGATGAAGATATCTATGCTGCGGGTGATGCTATTTTAGTTAAAAATGCTTTGACTAATCAAGATTTTAATTTGCCATTAGCAGGGCCAGCGAATAAGCAAGGTCGTTTAATAGCTGATCATATAAATGGTAAAAAGATTGTAAATAATGGTTATATAGCTTCATCAATAATACAAGTTTTCAACTATACTGGTGCAAGTACAGGTTTAAATGAGGCTTGGATTAAGTTTCATAATCTAGATATTGACTATGATTATACTTATGTAGTGCCTGTAGATAGAGTAGGTATTATGCCTGGTGTTAAACCAATATTTATGAAAATTATGTTTGAGAAAAATACTGGTAAATTATTAGGTGCTCAAGCAATAGGTCAAGGTATCGTTGATAAAAGAATGGATGTCCTTGCTACAGCTACCAAGGCAGGAATGACAGTAGAGGATCTTCAGGATCTTGAGCTTTGCTATGCGCCACCATATTCAACTGGTAAAGATGCTGTAAATCATGCAGGTTATGTTGCTAGTAATATTTTAAATGGTGATTTTAAACAAACACCATTTACTAAAGTAAAAGACTTAATTGAGGAAAATGCACAGATTATTGATGTAAGAAATCCATCAGAGATAGCTAATGGTATGCTAAATGGAGCAAAGAATATTCCAATGTCTGAAATTAGGGGTAGATTAGCAGATATAGATAAATCAAAACCTGTATATGTGCATTGTCGAACTGGTCAACGTTCTTACAATGTTGCATTGATGCTTCAACAGCAAGGTTATGATGTTTATAATATCGCTGGGGGATATATCATGATTTCATATTATTATGATACTATTGAAAAACTGACCAAAGAAAAGGCACCTTTTAATAGGGCAAACTTTAACTAG